In one Flammeovirga yaeyamensis genomic region, the following are encoded:
- a CDS encoding Kelch repeat-containing protein, which translates to MKLNFTLFFLYLLLSNTCCIHAQSTFDYQFDRNTSQWTSDQENIWAVQSDPANTKDALKITAFSKPKYKYIYSIETASTILLVRTAKKGDHNIIIGSDYDGQLMGMDYNGNILWKNPLSGFMNNDIWCEDMTGNGNDEILCANADGSLFCVDTDGKTLWTFKKTEVPLFSVSVVNYQGKKYAVTGGFELSLLYIDKEGNLIKEIKNASYSIDKAWGSGDIPQGNKHVNNHIKKFYDQYNDEKLLVQSAFNGNAADGTIYLFEPFADQPYEIIDPEMRKPVGGLQVVNMDGKIQVMMGTSTSVTDSQLMVYDLSDKTYNQIYFPDYGKEFDRFGYRIVAPDVLDYKGEKKYMTLFGSRIFLFSKDFWENGEKEILANSYAFNDFYQDRTSNKLILASAQSGGSCIHVIDLSNDEWADEFEEFVPSGNIKKLINNTSKVREQVLAFQRPNYERVPLETFFMSDTKDDITAPYIEAMNSNSYGAQFYANIHMPKVENWDRSEMENETYKNKRDGRKNYSLTQQEVLDKLTPYYSEGVGINSWGGHGNDPYYYSVETKKKLLDASNGKRMNLIYPELESTTDEFSFVLTDLLLPMADYGRDKNLTIYLRNKHLFWSGIVHKPIWERVLNGEYAEVFVPSMEETTDKTMELSVASRMGLWASGVFDNWGARSARDNPSFLRLRQKSHQMLPNHFLRQMVYNISCGARYLNNFAVDQEYMSVLWEMVERGVIFVPKREEIVSFSPVHLSIVNPTDNYIKDGNKVKWLTWFDETYDENSDKLFDRLNGSWPASPTNPWDFSNFAAGVKDRRLHFLPNYQNGIVMITPPQNEHFVPNELPRGYLKNHLHPLYKDILTEYISDGEYFFSADGNNAYKASSYSELMKEELEEMAKLIPVTVEGEVAWVAAQSAPKHIRLTLIDGGYINPSDKVAVLRFGSVTPVRITDVLSGQSISISEEATEVDIPCGTFRFLDVELQNEL; encoded by the coding sequence ATGAAATTAAACTTTACATTATTCTTTCTCTATCTACTCCTATCAAATACGTGTTGCATACATGCACAATCAACTTTTGATTATCAATTTGATAGAAATACATCACAGTGGACCTCCGATCAGGAGAACATTTGGGCTGTTCAATCCGATCCAGCCAACACTAAGGATGCACTTAAAATAACGGCTTTCTCCAAGCCAAAGTACAAGTACATCTACAGCATAGAAACGGCAAGTACAATTTTGCTGGTTAGAACGGCAAAGAAAGGGGATCATAACATCATTATTGGTAGCGACTATGATGGTCAGTTAATGGGAATGGATTACAATGGAAATATCCTTTGGAAGAACCCGCTTTCTGGTTTTATGAACAATGATATTTGGTGTGAGGACATGACTGGAAACGGGAACGACGAAATCCTTTGTGCCAATGCCGACGGTTCTCTTTTCTGTGTAGATACAGATGGAAAAACGTTATGGACGTTCAAGAAAACAGAAGTGCCTTTGTTTTCTGTATCAGTAGTGAATTACCAAGGAAAGAAATATGCCGTTACTGGCGGTTTCGAGCTAAGTCTATTATATATCGACAAAGAAGGTAATCTTATCAAAGAAATTAAAAATGCGTCTTATTCTATTGATAAGGCATGGGGGTCTGGAGATATCCCACAAGGGAATAAGCATGTCAACAATCACATCAAAAAGTTTTACGACCAATACAATGATGAGAAATTGTTGGTGCAAAGTGCTTTCAATGGGAACGCCGCAGATGGTACGATTTATTTATTTGAACCCTTCGCTGATCAGCCTTACGAAATTATTGATCCCGAAATGAGAAAACCCGTTGGTGGTTTACAAGTGGTCAACATGGACGGTAAGATACAAGTGATGATGGGAACGTCGACCTCTGTAACAGATTCTCAATTGATGGTCTATGATCTTTCTGATAAGACTTACAACCAAATTTATTTCCCTGATTATGGAAAGGAGTTCGATCGTTTTGGTTATCGTATCGTAGCTCCTGATGTGTTAGATTATAAAGGAGAAAAGAAATACATGACGTTATTTGGGTCTAGAATTTTCTTATTCTCTAAAGATTTTTGGGAGAATGGAGAAAAGGAAATCTTAGCCAACAGTTATGCGTTCAACGACTTTTATCAGGATCGGACATCAAATAAATTGATCTTGGCGAGTGCCCAAAGTGGAGGTTCTTGTATACATGTTATCGACTTAAGTAATGATGAGTGGGCCGATGAATTTGAAGAATTTGTACCATCAGGAAACATCAAAAAACTGATCAACAATACAAGTAAGGTAAGAGAACAAGTATTGGCTTTTCAACGACCAAATTATGAGCGTGTTCCTTTAGAAACTTTCTTTATGTCGGATACTAAAGACGACATCACTGCACCCTATATCGAAGCGATGAATAGTAATTCTTATGGTGCACAGTTTTATGCCAACATCCACATGCCAAAAGTGGAAAATTGGGATAGAAGCGAGATGGAAAACGAGACTTATAAAAACAAGAGAGATGGTCGTAAAAACTATTCGCTGACTCAACAGGAAGTCTTAGATAAGCTGACGCCTTATTACAGTGAAGGAGTAGGGATAAATTCTTGGGGTGGACACGGTAACGACCCGTACTATTATAGTGTAGAAACCAAAAAGAAGTTGCTCGATGCGAGTAATGGTAAAAGGATGAATTTAATCTATCCCGAATTGGAAAGCACCACCGACGAGTTCTCTTTTGTATTAACTGATTTGTTGCTTCCGATGGCGGACTATGGAAGAGATAAAAACCTAACGATATACTTAAGAAACAAGCATTTATTCTGGTCGGGAATTGTACATAAACCCATTTGGGAAAGAGTACTGAATGGAGAATATGCCGAGGTATTTGTTCCTTCTATGGAGGAAACCACAGATAAGACCATGGAGCTTTCGGTAGCTTCTAGAATGGGCTTGTGGGCGTCCGGAGTATTTGATAATTGGGGAGCAAGAAGTGCCCGAGATAATCCTAGTTTTTTAAGATTAAGACAGAAGTCGCATCAGATGTTACCCAATCATTTCTTACGACAAATGGTGTACAATATCTCATGTGGAGCAAGATATTTAAACAACTTTGCTGTAGACCAAGAATACATGAGTGTGCTTTGGGAAATGGTAGAAAGAGGAGTGATCTTCGTGCCCAAAAGAGAAGAAATCGTTAGTTTTTCCCCAGTGCATTTAAGCATTGTCAACCCCACAGATAATTACATTAAAGATGGTAATAAGGTAAAGTGGCTCACATGGTTTGACGAGACCTACGACGAAAACTCAGACAAACTGTTTGATCGATTAAATGGTTCTTGGCCGGCATCACCAACTAACCCTTGGGACTTCTCTAATTTTGCAGCAGGAGTAAAAGACAGAAGACTTCATTTCTTGCCCAATTATCAAAATGGCATTGTGATGATAACACCTCCCCAAAACGAACATTTTGTTCCTAATGAATTACCAAGGGGATATCTAAAAAATCATCTTCATCCATTGTATAAAGATATTCTAACGGAATACATTTCTGATGGAGAATACTTCTTTTCCGCCGATGGAAATAATGCCTATAAAGCGTCGAGTTATTCTGAGCTGATGAAGGAAGAATTGGAAGAAATGGCCAAACTTATTCCCGTGACTGTCGAAGGAGAAGTAGCATGGGTGGCCGCTCAATCGGCACCTAAACACATCCGTTTGACACTAATTGATGGAGGATACATTAACCCAAGCGACAAAGTAGCTGTGCTTCGATTTGGTTCAGTAACACCTGTGAGAATTACAGATGTATTGTCTGGACAATCAATTTCGATTAGCGAAGAGGCCACAGAAGTAGACATACCTTGTGGTACATTCAGATTTTTAGATGTGGAACTTCAAAATGAATTATAA
- a CDS encoding T9SS type A sorting domain-containing protein produces the protein MKRVQLYITTLLVCLSNLALAHQYVALSDTLSEVLSSTAIQSDDLLIDHLDEGEYRISIDVFIASKNTQKEFFFQLSNPWHSIPFDISDVDGGRWVTLTKEVTFDDGIDQASMGFFLPFDRDKETKSDFYIGDINILKTGDITNIEEKKNRVIIYPNPTQGIVNIQGENIQSVYVFDAMGIQKKHYDTAVKQLNFKDNQKGIYIIKLLMKDNSIQVRKVVLN, from the coding sequence ATGAAAAGGGTGCAATTATACATAACAACACTATTGGTCTGTCTATCAAATTTAGCTCTTGCACATCAATATGTGGCATTATCAGATACACTTTCGGAGGTGTTAAGTTCGACAGCAATTCAGAGTGATGATTTATTGATAGATCATTTGGATGAAGGAGAATATAGGATCAGTATTGATGTGTTTATCGCCAGTAAGAACACTCAAAAAGAGTTCTTCTTTCAGCTATCTAATCCATGGCATTCCATTCCTTTTGATATATCTGATGTGGATGGCGGACGTTGGGTAACACTCACTAAAGAAGTCACATTTGATGATGGTATTGATCAGGCTTCCATGGGTTTCTTTCTTCCTTTTGATCGTGATAAAGAGACTAAATCCGACTTTTATATAGGAGATATCAATATTCTAAAAACAGGGGATATCACTAACATTGAGGAAAAGAAAAATAGGGTGATCATTTACCCTAACCCTACGCAAGGAATAGTAAATATACAGGGAGAAAATATTCAATCGGTGTATGTTTTTGATGCGATGGGTATTCAAAAAAAACATTACGACACAGCCGTTAAACAATTAAATTTTAAGGACAATCAGAAAGGGATCTACATCATCAAATTATTGATGAAAGACAACAGTATTCAGGTGAGAAAAGTAGTACTGAATTGA
- a CDS encoding GNAT family N-acetyltransferase: protein MQVKKLNQILFDELIDCFLKAFDDYFVKMPTDKGYYQKRWEAAGVDFNLSYGMFDDEELVGFIIHAIDERFGIPTAFNTGTGVIPAYRGQRIVKSIYDYALSDLKKNGIQKSILEVITNNDKAVLAYKGVGFKIRKEYKCYAANLSSDSKSEVDIKKIRTDKYDWSKLPHQEYYSWDFQKETILRDSFDLYEVMHNNVADAYFIIHPEKKLLAQFDVFNTSKEAWERLFKAIGQVEAEVKIINVDTRLTDKMEFINLLGLENTIDQFEMELEF from the coding sequence ATGCAAGTAAAAAAACTAAACCAAATTCTCTTTGATGAACTGATTGACTGCTTCTTAAAAGCATTCGATGATTACTTTGTGAAAATGCCAACCGACAAAGGATACTATCAAAAAAGATGGGAAGCTGCCGGAGTAGATTTCAATCTCTCTTATGGCATGTTCGATGATGAAGAGCTGGTAGGATTTATCATACATGCTATAGATGAAAGGTTCGGAATACCGACTGCATTCAATACAGGTACAGGTGTAATTCCAGCATATAGAGGACAAAGAATTGTAAAATCGATTTACGATTATGCTTTATCAGATCTAAAAAAGAACGGCATCCAAAAAAGTATTCTCGAAGTAATCACGAATAACGATAAAGCTGTGTTAGCCTACAAAGGTGTTGGTTTCAAGATTCGAAAAGAGTACAAATGTTATGCTGCTAATTTATCATCAGATAGTAAGTCGGAGGTGGATATAAAGAAAATTCGAACAGACAAGTACGATTGGAGTAAATTACCTCATCAAGAATATTATTCATGGGATTTTCAGAAAGAAACCATCCTAAGAGATTCTTTTGATCTTTATGAAGTAATGCATAATAATGTTGCTGATGCTTATTTCATCATTCATCCAGAGAAAAAATTATTGGCACAATTCGATGTATTCAATACTTCAAAAGAAGCTTGGGAACGATTATTCAAAGCTATTGGGCAAGTTGAAGCGGAAGTGAAAATTATCAATGTAGATACTCGTTTAACAGATAAAATGGAGTTCATCAATTTACTGGGATTGGAAAATACAATTGACCAATTTGAGATGGAGTTGGAATTTTAA
- the lepB gene encoding signal peptidase I — MKKLKFILLLPAVVFFILCLLSLRAYTIAGPSMSPTLLLNELAIVNHNAYKFGQAERGDMILYFDSIKNSVAVKRLIGIPGDKIEVKENVVYINDIEQKQTFQPRENYNQIPQENGLGDIIAKENIFGQDHLITYTKGKSDKRNFTSITLNENEYFILGDHRDNSADSRFIGPIYGEQILGKVVW; from the coding sequence ATGAAAAAGCTCAAATTCATCCTCCTACTACCAGCAGTTGTATTTTTTATTCTATGCCTACTATCACTTCGTGCTTATACCATTGCAGGGCCATCGATGTCGCCTACATTATTACTCAACGAGTTGGCCATTGTTAATCATAATGCTTACAAATTTGGTCAAGCAGAAAGAGGGGATATGATATTATATTTCGATTCTATTAAAAATTCTGTAGCAGTGAAACGATTGATTGGTATCCCAGGTGATAAAATTGAGGTAAAAGAAAATGTAGTTTATATTAATGATATAGAGCAAAAACAGACTTTTCAACCAAGAGAAAATTATAATCAGATTCCTCAAGAGAATGGTTTAGGTGATATCATAGCCAAAGAAAATATTTTCGGTCAAGATCATTTGATCACCTACACTAAAGGTAAGAGTGATAAAAGAAATTTTACAAGCATCACTTTAAACGAAAACGAGTATTTTATTCTTGGCGATCATAGAGACAATAGTGCTGATTCTAGGTTTATTGGACCTATATATGGAGAACAGATATTAGGGAAGGTGGTTTGGTAA
- a CDS encoding FAD-dependent oxidoreductase, which produces MKRRDFFKKTTAAGIATGMLGFSSTTEAKYKKGKSISTDRKKDNWQQMGTGQKGLPNRQKEISYDVVVVGAGMAGICAAVSSARNGAKTLLVNDRPVLGGNASSEIRVTVNGVNHLKNKHKCERETGVIEEMLIENWYYNPQESYPMWDHVLFDYVTRQDNLDVMLNTQALDASTKGDKIQSILCFQSTTETYYTINAGMFCDCSGDGLMAAQAGAEYRTGREGKAEFNESFAPDKADGWQMGASIMMITKDMGRPVKYNPPTCAIPYEAEKMHDRKIKNFKEGYWWVELGSEYDIIADQEENRDKLIGYLHGVWDYVKNSGKYPEADNIALDWVGSVPGRRESRRFMGDHILTQVDLETYRHFDDAVAYGGWSLDEHCPGGIENPSEPPSYFHSRFKQLYEIPFRSLYSKNISNLMFAGRNASCSHIALSSTRIQATCAMMGQAIGTAAAICMDKKWTPRQLGQKDIKGLQQQLLRDDQYIPNVKTDDPKNLATSASKWIASSTSSGNVDLLKDGISRDEIGIPHHWMSSGKNAELQLEWDKAIDISKVEIKADTNLQRFIMMHKNPAKNKKQVLDVPPELVKSFDVEARVNGRWKTVAKVENNITRLVKTNFDRVKTTSIRLKLKDTWGDDNIKLFEVRCYS; this is translated from the coding sequence ATGAAAAGAAGAGATTTTTTTAAGAAAACAACGGCTGCAGGTATCGCCACAGGCATGCTCGGATTTAGCAGTACAACCGAAGCTAAATACAAAAAAGGAAAGAGCATTAGCACGGATCGAAAAAAGGACAATTGGCAGCAAATGGGAACGGGTCAAAAAGGACTTCCCAATCGTCAGAAAGAAATTTCTTATGATGTTGTCGTTGTTGGAGCAGGTATGGCAGGTATTTGTGCCGCTGTATCTTCGGCTAGAAATGGTGCAAAAACGTTACTAGTCAACGATCGCCCTGTATTGGGTGGTAATGCTTCTTCGGAAATTCGTGTGACTGTAAACGGTGTAAATCACCTAAAAAACAAGCACAAATGTGAGAGAGAAACTGGGGTGATTGAAGAAATGCTTATCGAGAATTGGTATTACAATCCTCAGGAATCTTACCCTATGTGGGATCATGTGTTGTTCGACTATGTAACAAGACAAGATAATCTTGATGTAATGTTGAATACACAAGCCTTAGATGCCTCTACAAAAGGAGATAAAATTCAGAGTATTCTTTGTTTTCAATCGACTACAGAAACTTATTACACCATAAATGCAGGTATGTTCTGCGATTGTTCTGGAGATGGCTTAATGGCGGCACAAGCTGGAGCTGAATACAGAACAGGTAGAGAAGGTAAGGCGGAGTTTAACGAGTCTTTCGCTCCCGATAAAGCCGATGGTTGGCAAATGGGTGCTTCTATCATGATGATTACCAAAGACATGGGTCGACCTGTAAAATACAACCCTCCTACTTGTGCAATCCCTTACGAAGCAGAGAAAATGCACGACCGTAAAATCAAGAACTTTAAAGAAGGTTATTGGTGGGTTGAGCTAGGAAGCGAATACGATATTATTGCCGATCAAGAAGAAAACAGAGATAAACTTATTGGGTATCTTCATGGTGTTTGGGACTATGTCAAAAACTCTGGTAAATACCCTGAGGCTGACAATATTGCTTTGGATTGGGTAGGATCAGTGCCTGGTCGCAGAGAATCGAGACGTTTTATGGGTGATCATATCCTTACTCAGGTCGACTTAGAAACGTACAGACATTTTGATGATGCCGTAGCTTATGGTGGTTGGTCGCTAGACGAACACTGCCCTGGTGGTATCGAAAATCCAAGCGAGCCTCCTTCATATTTTCACTCAAGATTTAAGCAGTTGTACGAAATACCTTTCAGAAGTTTATACTCTAAAAACATCTCCAATTTGATGTTCGCGGGTAGAAATGCTTCATGTTCTCATATTGCGTTGTCGTCTACTAGAATTCAGGCCACTTGTGCGATGATGGGACAAGCAATCGGTACTGCTGCAGCTATCTGTATGGATAAAAAATGGACGCCTAGACAATTGGGCCAAAAGGATATTAAAGGCTTACAGCAGCAACTTTTAAGAGACGATCAGTATATCCCTAATGTAAAAACAGACGATCCTAAAAACTTAGCAACATCAGCTTCTAAATGGATCGCCTCTTCTACATCAAGTGGAAATGTGGATCTCCTTAAAGATGGTATTTCTAGAGATGAAATTGGTATTCCACATCACTGGATGTCGAGTGGTAAAAATGCCGAATTACAATTAGAATGGGATAAAGCGATTGATATTTCTAAAGTGGAAATTAAGGCAGACACCAATCTTCAACGCTTTATCATGATGCATAAGAACCCTGCTAAGAATAAAAAACAAGTACTTGATGTACCTCCAGAATTGGTCAAATCATTTGATGTCGAAGCAAGAGTAAACGGTCGTTGGAAAACCGTTGCAAAAGTTGAAAACAACATCACAAGGTTAGTAAAAACGAATTTCGATAGAGTGAAAACCACATCCATTCGATTAAAACTAAAAGACACTTGGGGTGATGATAACATTAAGCTTTTTGAAGTGAGATGTTATTCATAA
- a CDS encoding sulfatase family protein yields the protein MKYLLLSIFSLLIGFAKCNSAFAQKKNKPNLILIITDEHNFRTIGAYKDIIKKKGLEEMANPWGEIPNFSTPHINRIGNEGAVLTSMYSTTPSCAPSRSSMFTGNYPQTTGVTKNGKGIKKEANTIAKVLNKEGYSTGYIGKWHLDHEDQKPGWQPNPEYHGFTDYKYMFNRGHWKILGMDGDTPVVPIESGSKGAKEADEKSYTTDWLTDRTIEFIDKNQKEPFMCVLSLPDPHTPNVVRKPYSKMYKVEDVKLPETYSTTALRNEDYPGWVTKKQRFKVGYDSTKLLKHITQYHGMVKCIDDNMGKILQKLENLNLLDNTIVVFTSDHGDMLGELGHENKGTPYESSAKIPFLIRYPKEIKEKTIVDNAFNTADWMDTFLALMNVDKKNFDPNSTEGIDFSDLLKNGDRSKYDNVTFVRMDSWIAAITDRYKLVYDGQGTKPWFFDLEKDPTESINFFDEKEYKTIISELSSKLLDYGTRTNDDLVNGKKINPQIQSNIQ from the coding sequence ATGAAATATCTATTACTAAGCATCTTCTCTTTGCTTATAGGTTTTGCCAAATGCAACTCGGCCTTCGCACAGAAGAAAAACAAGCCCAACCTTATTCTAATAATTACAGATGAGCATAATTTTAGAACTATTGGTGCGTACAAAGACATCATAAAGAAAAAAGGATTAGAAGAAATGGCGAACCCTTGGGGCGAAATTCCTAACTTTTCTACTCCTCATATTAATAGAATCGGAAATGAAGGTGCTGTTTTAACCAGCATGTATTCTACTACTCCATCTTGTGCTCCGTCTCGATCTTCTATGTTTACAGGTAATTATCCACAAACAACGGGGGTAACAAAAAATGGAAAAGGTATTAAAAAAGAAGCGAATACTATTGCCAAAGTATTGAATAAAGAAGGGTACTCAACAGGGTATATTGGAAAATGGCACTTGGATCATGAAGACCAAAAGCCAGGTTGGCAGCCCAACCCGGAATACCATGGTTTCACGGATTACAAATACATGTTCAATAGAGGTCATTGGAAGATTTTAGGCATGGATGGTGACACTCCTGTCGTCCCAATTGAAAGTGGTTCGAAAGGAGCAAAAGAAGCCGATGAAAAATCATATACTACCGATTGGCTAACTGATAGAACCATAGAATTTATTGATAAGAATCAGAAAGAACCTTTCATGTGTGTTCTGAGTTTACCCGATCCACATACTCCCAATGTAGTACGAAAGCCTTACAGCAAAATGTATAAAGTGGAAGATGTAAAACTTCCAGAGACTTATTCTACAACTGCATTAAGAAACGAAGATTATCCGGGTTGGGTCACAAAAAAACAACGTTTTAAAGTGGGTTACGACTCTACAAAACTTTTAAAACACATCACTCAATACCATGGTATGGTAAAATGTATTGATGATAACATGGGGAAAATTCTTCAGAAATTAGAAAACCTAAATCTTCTTGATAATACCATTGTTGTTTTCACATCAGACCATGGCGATATGTTGGGTGAACTAGGACACGAAAATAAAGGTACACCTTACGAAAGCTCTGCTAAAATTCCTTTCCTTATTCGTTATCCAAAAGAAATTAAAGAAAAAACTATCGTAGATAACGCTTTCAATACGGCCGATTGGATGGACACCTTCTTAGCATTGATGAATGTGGATAAAAAGAATTTCGATCCTAACAGTACTGAAGGTATAGATTTTAGTGATCTACTTAAAAACGGTGATCGTTCAAAGTACGACAATGTCACTTTTGTAAGAATGGACAGTTGGATTGCGGCAATTACAGATCGCTATAAATTAGTGTATGATGGACAAGGGACTAAACCTTGGTTCTTTGATTTAGAAAAAGATCCTACGGAAAGCATCAACTTCTTTGATGAAAAAGAATACAAAACAATAATATCAGAATTATCATCCAAGTTACTTGATTATGGTACCCGCACTAACGACGATTTAGTGAATGGTAAGAAAATCAATCCTCAAATTCAAAGTAACATTCAGTAA
- a CDS encoding DUF6984 family protein, translating to MAERRQVRQEEITLAKHLISLGGLNPEEYQLAEMVDDYENAVMGSINFTPPEKAEYGGDIVRVVYKDSDDIPVVITLTKNVNNEILDMDFWKKDFSKLQTYPTPDKIAIFDQDMI from the coding sequence ATGGCAGAAAGAAGACAAGTTAGACAAGAAGAAATCACTTTAGCAAAACACTTAATCTCTCTAGGTGGACTAAACCCGGAAGAGTATCAGTTAGCTGAAATGGTGGATGATTATGAAAATGCAGTAATGGGCAGCATCAACTTTACTCCTCCTGAAAAAGCGGAGTACGGAGGTGATATCGTTCGCGTCGTTTACAAAGACAGTGATGATATCCCAGTGGTCATCACCCTAACAAAAAATGTGAATAACGAGATCTTGGATATGGACTTTTGGAAGAAGGATTTTTCGAAACTTCAGACCTACCCTACTCCAGATAAAATCGCGATTTTTGATCAAGATATGATATAA
- a CDS encoding biotin/lipoyl-containing protein — MIGKLLKSIFGTGDDTKIEERPKRTNYHRNEPPSTIIMPRISDDITSCKIVEWKIKVGDKIDVGSIVAEVDTNKATFEIESYEFGTVLHITNKKEIDIDEMMCIIGNPDDDISPLLND; from the coding sequence ATGATTGGCAAATTATTGAAAAGCATTTTTGGTACGGGTGACGATACTAAAATTGAAGAGCGTCCGAAACGAACTAATTATCACAGAAATGAACCTCCTTCTACTATCATTATGCCCAGAATATCTGATGATATTACCTCATGTAAAATCGTGGAGTGGAAAATTAAAGTAGGTGATAAAATTGATGTGGGTAGTATTGTAGCTGAAGTCGATACCAATAAAGCTACCTTCGAAATCGAATCCTATGAATTCGGTACCGTCTTGCATATCACCAACAAAAAAGAAATTGATATTGATGAAATGATGTGCATAATTGGTAATCCCGATGATGATATCAGTCCACTTCTAAATGATTAA